From the Aquitalea magnusonii genome, one window contains:
- a CDS encoding glycine zipper family protein — MNKLSWLPLAAIGLSACSTVPLGPTVAVMPAAGKPFEVFAQEEQQCRQYAEASSGGSSADASTSAMAGNMALGTVVGAAAGALMGGHQGAGVGAGAGLIAGTAAGSGEARYSGHDAQYRYNLAYSQCMYAKGNQVPGQQRYSSPYYPPPRLP, encoded by the coding sequence ATGAACAAGTTGTCATGGTTGCCATTGGCCGCCATCGGCCTGAGCGCATGCAGCACGGTCCCCCTCGGCCCCACGGTTGCGGTGATGCCGGCTGCGGGCAAACCATTCGAGGTATTTGCCCAGGAAGAACAGCAATGCCGCCAGTATGCAGAGGCAAGCAGCGGTGGCAGCAGTGCCGATGCCTCCACCAGTGCCATGGCCGGCAATATGGCGCTGGGCACGGTTGTCGGGGCTGCCGCAGGAGCACTGATGGGTGGCCATCAGGGTGCCGGTGTCGGCGCAGGCGCGGGCCTGATTGCCGGCACGGCAGCCGGTAGCGGTGAAGCACGCTACAGCGGCCACGATGCCCAGTATCGCTATAACCTGGCTTACAGCCAGTGCATGTATGCCAAGGGCAATCAGGTTCCCGGTCAGCAGCGCTACAGCTCGCCTTACTATCCACCACCACGCCTGCCTTAA
- a CDS encoding DMT family transporter, whose translation MNPVFALVAFAIGVVVPLQAAVNNQLKLLLGGSTVLAAMISFAVGTISLALLAVFSGQKFSGLSQLVRGEWWMFIGGLLGAFFVFGTTLLAPRLGVAAMLSLIIAGQVCASLLFDRFGWLAMPLRDINLPRLAGAALVVAGVLLVNFGDKWFSR comes from the coding sequence ATGAATCCGGTTTTTGCCCTGGTGGCCTTTGCCATCGGTGTGGTGGTGCCCTTGCAGGCCGCGGTCAACAACCAGCTCAAGCTGTTGCTGGGCGGCAGCACCGTGCTGGCGGCGATGATTTCCTTTGCGGTCGGCACCATCAGCCTGGCCTTGCTGGCTGTGTTCAGCGGCCAGAAATTCAGCGGCTTGAGCCAACTGGTTCGCGGTGAGTGGTGGATGTTCATCGGCGGCCTGCTGGGCGCATTTTTCGTGTTCGGCACCACCTTGCTGGCACCCCGGCTGGGCGTGGCGGCGATGCTGTCGCTGATCATCGCCGGGCAGGTGTGCGCGTCCTTGCTGTTCGACCGCTTTGGCTGGCTGGCCATGCCGCTGCGCGACATCAACCTGCCGCGGCTGGCGGGCGCGGCGCTGGTGGTGGCGGGCGTATTGCTGGTGAACTTTGGCGACAAGTGGTTCAGCCGCTGA
- a CDS encoding YkgJ family cysteine cluster protein has product MADIERLETWIKYKNGLCSDCMGSCCSMPVEVRLPDLVRMGVVDEFELEEPIKNIAKRLEKQRVIQHFNFKHGIFTLARRANGDCQYLDQQTRLCTIYERRPNTCRNHPKVGPKPGFCAYTRNPKAARLVQAVKLSG; this is encoded by the coding sequence ATGGCGGATATCGAAAGACTGGAAACCTGGATCAAGTACAAGAACGGCCTGTGCAGCGACTGCATGGGCAGTTGCTGTTCGATGCCGGTGGAAGTACGGCTGCCGGATCTGGTGCGCATGGGCGTGGTGGACGAATTCGAGCTGGAAGAGCCGATCAAGAACATTGCCAAGCGGCTGGAAAAGCAGCGGGTGATCCAGCATTTCAATTTCAAGCACGGCATTTTCACTCTGGCGCGGCGCGCCAATGGCGACTGCCAGTATCTGGACCAGCAAACCCGGCTGTGTACCATTTACGAGCGGCGGCCCAATACCTGTCGTAACCATCCCAAAGTGGGCCCCAAGCCGGGCTTTTGCGCCTATACCCGCAATCCCAAGGCCGCCCGCCTGGTACAGGCGGTGAAGCTATCTGGCTGA
- a CDS encoding peptidase U32 family protein gives MSLLSHQIELLSPAKTAEIGREAILHGADAVYIGGPGFGARHNASNSLEDIAGLTQFAHRYHARIFATLNTILHDAELEAARKLIWQLYDAGVDALIIQDMGILQMDLPPIQLHASTQCDIRDADKARFLADAGLSQLVLARELSIPDIKRIAARVGDAATIEYFIHGALCVAFSGQCYISHADTGRSANRGDCSQACRLPYTLTDKDGGVVAFDKHLLSMKDNNQSKNLEALLDAGVRSLKIEGRYKDVSYVKNITAHYRLLLDEIIERRPELAPASSGSSEIFFAPDPDKTFHRGSTDYFATGRKIDIGAFDSPKFVGVALGVVHKVGPDWLEIATPETMSNGDGINFMKKREVVGMQLNTVKQIGHVPGGDLLWRCQPNEPALLQGLKPGTELCRNRDHAWELALLKKSAERKVGVWLTLDEQADGLRLTVTDEDGCSATASALLALEPAKDAAKAESGLRDNLAKLGNTMFVANDVALNLSQPWFVPASAINALRREAIEQLEQARLSAWVRPPRKLAVEPPVEYPEKTLSYLANVYNQLAWQFYRKHGVEVIDAAYEAHQEEGEVSLMITKHCLRFSYNLCPKQAKGVKGVMGQVRAEPMTLKSGNETYTLKFECRPCEMHVMGKMKKHILKAPAPSEVPYTAPLTFFKQRPQ, from the coding sequence ATGAGTCTGTTGTCGCACCAGATCGAGCTGCTGTCCCCCGCCAAAACTGCCGAAATCGGCCGTGAAGCCATCCTGCATGGCGCGGATGCGGTGTATATCGGCGGTCCCGGTTTCGGTGCCCGGCACAATGCCAGCAACAGCCTGGAAGACATTGCCGGACTGACGCAGTTTGCCCACCGCTACCATGCGCGCATTTTTGCCACGCTCAACACCATCCTGCATGACGCCGAGCTTGAAGCGGCGCGCAAGCTGATCTGGCAGTTGTACGATGCCGGGGTGGATGCACTGATCATCCAGGATATGGGCATCTTGCAGATGGACCTGCCGCCCATCCAGCTGCATGCCTCCACCCAGTGTGATATCCGCGATGCCGACAAGGCGCGCTTTCTGGCCGATGCCGGCCTGTCCCAGCTGGTGTTGGCGCGCGAACTGAGCATTCCCGACATCAAGCGCATTGCCGCCCGCGTGGGTGATGCCGCCACCATCGAATACTTCATCCACGGTGCGTTGTGCGTGGCCTTCTCCGGCCAGTGCTACATCAGCCATGCCGACACCGGCCGCAGCGCCAACCGTGGCGACTGCTCGCAAGCCTGTCGCCTGCCTTACACCCTGACCGACAAGGACGGTGGTGTGGTGGCCTTCGACAAGCATTTGCTGTCGATGAAGGACAATAACCAGAGCAAGAACCTGGAAGCGCTGCTGGATGCCGGCGTGCGTTCGCTCAAGATCGAAGGCCGCTACAAGGACGTGAGTTATGTGAAGAACATCACCGCGCACTATCGTCTGCTGCTGGATGAAATCATCGAACGCCGCCCGGAACTGGCACCTGCCTCAAGCGGCAGCAGCGAAATCTTCTTTGCGCCGGACCCGGACAAGACCTTCCACCGTGGCAGCACCGACTACTTTGCCACCGGTCGCAAGATCGACATCGGCGCCTTTGATTCGCCCAAATTCGTTGGCGTGGCGCTGGGCGTGGTACACAAGGTGGGGCCGGACTGGCTGGAAATTGCCACCCCGGAAACCATGAGCAATGGCGACGGCATCAACTTCATGAAAAAGCGTGAAGTGGTGGGCATGCAGCTTAATACCGTGAAGCAGATCGGCCATGTGCCGGGCGGCGACCTGCTGTGGCGCTGCCAGCCGAATGAGCCGGCCTTGCTGCAAGGACTGAAGCCGGGAACCGAGCTGTGCCGCAACCGCGACCACGCCTGGGAACTGGCGCTGCTGAAGAAGTCCGCCGAGCGCAAGGTAGGCGTGTGGCTGACCCTGGACGAGCAGGCCGACGGCCTGCGCCTGACGGTGACCGATGAGGATGGCTGTAGCGCCACCGCCAGCGCGCTGCTGGCACTGGAGCCGGCCAAGGATGCCGCCAAGGCGGAAAGCGGCCTGCGTGACAACCTGGCCAAGCTGGGCAATACCATGTTCGTGGCCAATGATGTGGCACTGAACCTGAGCCAGCCGTGGTTTGTGCCGGCCTCGGCCATCAATGCGCTGCGCCGCGAGGCCATCGAGCAGCTGGAACAGGCTCGCCTGAGCGCCTGGGTGCGCCCGCCGCGCAAGCTGGCGGTGGAGCCGCCGGTGGAATATCCGGAAAAGACGCTCAGCTATCTGGCCAATGTCTACAACCAGCTGGCCTGGCAGTTCTACCGCAAGCACGGTGTGGAGGTGATCGACGCCGCCTACGAGGCGCATCAGGAAGAGGGCGAAGTCAGCCTGATGATTACCAAGCACTGCCTGCGCTTCTCCTACAATCTGTGCCCCAAGCAGGCCAAGGGCGTGAAGGGGGTGATGGGCCAGGTGCGCGCCGAGCCGATGACGCTGAAATCCGGCAACGAAACCTACACGCTGAAGTTTGAGTGCCGCCCCTGTGAAATGCATGTGATGGGCAAGATGAAAAAGCACATCCTGAAAGCCCCGGCCCCCAGCGAAGTGCCGTATACCGCGCCGCTGACCTTCTTCAAGCAACGTCCGCAATAA
- a CDS encoding DUF2789 domain-containing protein, which yields MDTGKHQLEQLFAQLGLDNDVTAIKVFLARHWLEPGQALADAAFWNPAQADFLRQALASDAEWVEAVDELAVLLSQK from the coding sequence ATGGATACCGGCAAACATCAGCTGGAACAGTTATTCGCCCAGCTTGGGCTGGACAACGACGTCACCGCCATCAAGGTATTTCTGGCCCGCCACTGGCTGGAGCCAGGGCAGGCATTAGCTGATGCTGCGTTCTGGAACCCGGCGCAGGCCGACTTTTTGCGTCAGGCACTGGCCAGCGATGCCGAATGGGTTGAGGCGGTGGATGAACTGGCCGTGCTGTTGAGTCAGAAATAA
- a CDS encoding winged helix-turn-helix domain-containing protein, which produces MTLHLSLTQARLLHLAAQGLHASPRRKATPADVLDAIRRMALLQIDTISVVARSPYLVLFSRLGRYDPRWLDDCLAEGKLFEYWAHEACFVPREDYRLLRHRMLDPTQMGWKYPQRWLEQHQPAVDDLLQTIRTHGPVRSADFKRSGGKGDGWWDWKPEKRHLEVLFTLGQLMVKERRSFQRVYDVAERVMPDWDDARDLPSLQAAQRDMVRNSCRALGVVKAGWVADYYRLRRGKYDALLHQLADEGELIPARIEGWQHDVFVHHSLQAELQQAAAGKLKSSHSAALSPFDPVVWDRKRASELFGFDYRIECYTPAAKRQFGYFVLPLLNRGRLVGRMDAKAHRSQSVFEIKNLYLEPGIRPTAQLCRDLATMLHKLAAWHGTPQLVLQQGPGELAAALQAVGNQPTQ; this is translated from the coding sequence ATGACCCTGCACCTCTCGCTTACCCAGGCTCGCTTGCTGCATCTGGCAGCACAAGGTCTGCACGCTTCACCGCGCCGCAAGGCCACACCAGCCGATGTGCTGGACGCCATCCGCCGCATGGCCTTGTTGCAGATCGACACCATCAGCGTGGTGGCGCGCAGCCCCTATCTGGTGCTGTTCAGCCGGCTGGGCCGGTACGACCCGCGCTGGCTGGACGACTGCCTGGCAGAAGGCAAGCTGTTCGAATACTGGGCGCACGAAGCCTGCTTTGTGCCACGCGAGGATTACCGCCTGCTGCGCCACCGCATGCTGGACCCAACGCAAATGGGCTGGAAATACCCGCAGCGCTGGCTGGAGCAACACCAGCCGGCCGTTGACGATCTGTTGCAGACCATCCGCACCCACGGCCCGGTGCGCTCGGCCGACTTCAAGCGCAGTGGGGGCAAGGGGGATGGCTGGTGGGACTGGAAGCCGGAAAAACGCCATCTGGAAGTGCTGTTCACGCTGGGGCAGCTGATGGTGAAGGAGCGACGCAGCTTTCAGCGCGTCTACGATGTGGCAGAACGGGTAATGCCGGATTGGGACGATGCGCGCGATCTGCCCAGTCTGCAGGCAGCGCAGCGCGACATGGTGCGTAATAGCTGCCGGGCGCTGGGCGTGGTCAAGGCGGGCTGGGTGGCCGATTACTACCGGCTGCGTCGGGGCAAGTACGATGCATTGCTACACCAGTTGGCGGATGAGGGCGAGCTGATTCCCGCCCGCATCGAAGGCTGGCAGCACGATGTCTTCGTCCATCACAGCCTGCAGGCCGAGCTACAACAGGCTGCGGCAGGGAAGCTCAAATCCAGCCATAGCGCCGCGCTGTCGCCGTTTGACCCGGTGGTGTGGGACCGCAAGCGCGCCAGCGAATTGTTCGGCTTTGATTACCGCATCGAATGCTATACCCCGGCGGCCAAGCGCCAGTTTGGCTATTTCGTGCTGCCGCTGCTCAACCGTGGCCGGCTGGTGGGACGCATGGACGCCAAGGCCCACCGTAGTCAAAGCGTGTTTGAAATCAAGAACCTGTATCTGGAACCCGGCATCAGGCCCACCGCGCAGCTATGCCGCGATCTGGCCACCATGCTGCACAAACTGGCCGCCTGGCATGGCACGCCACAGCTGGTGTTGCAGCAGGGGCCGGGCGAACTGGCAGCAGCCCTGCAGGCAGTTGGGAACCAGCCAACACAATAG
- a CDS encoding EthD family reductase codes for MINVSILYPYSATARFDFDYYLQQHMPLASKLLAPALLDMRVEKGISGSQPGSSPNFTALCQLQFESVESFLAAFMPIAGQLQGDIANFTDITPQIQFSEILLG; via the coding sequence ATGATCAACGTCAGCATTCTCTATCCGTATAGCGCTACTGCCCGTTTCGATTTCGACTACTACCTGCAACAACACATGCCGCTGGCCAGCAAGCTGCTGGCCCCGGCCTTGCTGGACATGCGGGTGGAGAAGGGCATCAGCGGCAGCCAGCCTGGCAGTAGCCCCAATTTCACTGCGCTGTGCCAGTTGCAGTTTGAATCGGTGGAGTCGTTTCTTGCCGCCTTCATGCCGATAGCCGGACAACTGCAGGGTGATATCGCCAATTTCACCGATATCACACCGCAAATCCAGTTCAGCGAAATCCTGCTGGGTTAA
- a CDS encoding GNAT family N-acetyltransferase, with protein sequence MTQAISIRPLAADDFAAWLPLWQGYLDFYHSSQSKADTAITWQRFLDAAEPMQAWLAWQGERAVGLVHTVLHRSSWTPGNYCYLQDLYVQPDVRGTGAGRALIEQVYAYAADVGCSRVYWLTHESNATARQLYDRLADNLGFIQYRKQVG encoded by the coding sequence ATGACCCAAGCCATATCCATCCGCCCGCTTGCCGCCGACGATTTTGCTGCCTGGCTGCCCTTGTGGCAGGGCTATCTGGATTTCTATCACAGCAGCCAGAGCAAAGCAGATACCGCCATTACCTGGCAGCGCTTTCTCGATGCGGCCGAGCCGATGCAGGCCTGGCTGGCCTGGCAGGGCGAGCGCGCGGTGGGCCTGGTGCATACGGTATTGCATCGCAGTAGCTGGACGCCGGGCAATTACTGTTATCTGCAGGATTTGTATGTACAGCCTGATGTGCGCGGCACCGGTGCCGGACGGGCGCTGATCGAGCAGGTGTATGCCTATGCGGCGGATGTCGGCTGCAGCCGGGTGTACTGGCTCACCCATGAAAGCAATGCCACAGCGCGCCAGTTGTATGACAGGCTGGCTGACAACCTGGGCTTTATCCAGTACCGCAAACAGGTGGGCTAA
- the thiC gene encoding phosphomethylpyrimidine synthase ThiC: MNAPTKLNAAMTVDSAAIQPLPNSRKIYVEGSRADIRVPMREISQSDTPTQFGGEQNPPIYVYDTSGIYSDPAAKIDIQSGLPALRAAWIAERGDTEQLAGLSSEYGRARAADSKLDDLRFNLTRQPRRALPGKNVSQMHYARQGIITPEMEYVAIRESLNRKAYIESLQAAGGKNAKLLELMTRQHAGHSYGAALPEEITPEFVRQEVAAGRAIIPCNINHPESEPMIIGRNFLVKINGNIGNSAVTSSISEEVDKMTWGIRWGADTIMDLSTGKNIHETREWILRNSPVPIGTVPIYQALEKVNGKAEDLTWEIFKDTLIEQAEQGVDYFTIHAGVLLRYVPLTANRMTGIVSRGGSIMAKWCLAHHQENFLYTHFEEICEIMKAYDVAFSLGDGLRPGSVWDANDAAQLGELKTLGELTQIAWQHDVQVMIEGPGHVPMQLIKENMDKELEWCHEAPFYTLGPLTTDIAPGYDHITSAIGAAQIGWYGTAMLCYVTQKEHLGLPNKDDVKEGIITYKLAAHAADLAKGHPGAQIRDNALSKARFEFRWEDQFNLGLDPDKARSFHDETLPKDSAKVAHFCSMCGPHFCSMKITQDVREFAAQQGISDEAALQKGMEVKSVEFVKGGAKLYDKI, from the coding sequence ATGAACGCGCCCACCAAACTCAATGCAGCCATGACGGTCGATTCGGCCGCCATCCAGCCCTTGCCCAATTCCCGCAAGATTTATGTTGAAGGCAGCCGTGCCGACATCCGCGTGCCGATGCGCGAAATCAGCCAGAGCGACACCCCCACCCAGTTTGGCGGCGAGCAAAACCCGCCCATTTATGTGTATGACACCAGCGGCATTTATTCCGACCCGGCCGCCAAGATAGACATCCAGAGCGGCCTGCCCGCATTGCGTGCCGCCTGGATTGCCGAACGTGGTGATACCGAGCAACTGGCCGGCCTGTCCAGTGAATATGGCCGTGCCCGCGCGGCCGACAGCAAGCTGGACGACCTGCGTTTCAATCTGACGCGCCAGCCGCGTCGCGCTTTGCCGGGCAAGAATGTCAGCCAGATGCACTATGCGCGTCAGGGCATCATCACCCCGGAGATGGAATACGTTGCCATCCGCGAAAGCCTGAACCGCAAGGCCTATATCGAGAGCCTGCAGGCAGCAGGCGGCAAGAATGCCAAGCTGCTGGAGCTGATGACCCGTCAGCACGCCGGTCACAGCTATGGCGCTGCGCTGCCGGAGGAAATCACCCCGGAATTCGTGCGCCAGGAAGTGGCCGCCGGCCGCGCCATCATTCCGTGCAACATCAACCACCCGGAATCCGAGCCGATGATCATCGGCCGTAACTTCCTGGTGAAAATCAACGGCAATATCGGCAATAGTGCGGTAACGTCGTCGATTTCCGAAGAAGTGGACAAGATGACCTGGGGCATCCGCTGGGGTGCCGACACCATCATGGACTTGTCCACCGGCAAGAACATCCACGAAACCCGCGAGTGGATTCTGCGCAACTCGCCGGTACCCATCGGCACCGTGCCCATCTACCAGGCGCTGGAAAAGGTCAACGGCAAGGCCGAGGACCTCACCTGGGAAATCTTCAAGGACACGCTGATCGAGCAGGCCGAGCAGGGGGTGGACTACTTCACCATCCACGCCGGTGTGCTGCTGCGCTATGTGCCGCTGACTGCCAACCGCATGACCGGCATCGTGTCGCGCGGTGGTTCCATCATGGCCAAGTGGTGTCTGGCGCATCATCAGGAAAACTTCCTGTACACGCATTTCGAAGAGATTTGCGAAATCATGAAAGCTTACGACGTGGCTTTCAGCCTGGGCGACGGCCTGCGTCCGGGCAGCGTGTGGGATGCCAACGATGCCGCCCAACTGGGTGAACTGAAAACCCTGGGCGAGCTGACGCAGATTGCCTGGCAACACGATGTGCAGGTGATGATCGAAGGCCCCGGCCATGTGCCGATGCAGCTGATCAAGGAAAACATGGACAAGGAACTGGAGTGGTGCCACGAAGCGCCGTTCTACACCCTGGGCCCGCTGACCACCGACATCGCGCCGGGCTACGACCACATCACCTCGGCCATTGGCGCGGCGCAGATCGGCTGGTATGGCACCGCCATGCTGTGCTACGTCACCCAGAAGGAACACCTGGGCCTGCCCAACAAGGATGACGTCAAGGAAGGCATCATCACCTACAAGCTGGCCGCCCATGCCGCCGACCTGGCCAAGGGCCACCCCGGCGCGCAGATCCGCGATAACGCCTTGTCCAAGGCGCGTTTCGAATTCCGCTGGGAAGACCAGTTCAATCTGGGCCTGGACCCGGACAAGGCACGCAGCTTCCACGACGAAACCCTGCCCAAGGACAGCGCCAAGGTGGCGCACTTCTGTTCCATGTGCGGCCCGCATTTCTGCTCGATGAAGATTACCCAGGACGTGCGCGAATTTGCCGCCCAGCAGGGCATCAGCGATGAAGCCGCGCTGCAGAAGGGCATGGAAGTGAAGTCGGTGGAGTTTGTGAAGGGTGGAGCCAAGCTGTACGACAAGATCTGA
- a CDS encoding protein-L-isoaspartate O-methyltransferase family protein has protein sequence MDFENARFNMVEQQIRPWDVLDPKILDLLFHVKREDFVAADKRQLAFVDTELPLPNGGKMLQPKLEARLAQDVAVQPQDKVLEIGTGAGYLTALLAKLGRHVYSVEINAATREAAAANLKKAGIGNVTLVEGNGLDGLKEQAPFDVIVVGGSLPVVPETLKAQLAVGGRMIVVVGDLPAMSCKLIKRVSESAFSETNLFETCISRLAKAEAIEPERFVF, from the coding sequence ATGGATTTTGAAAATGCCCGTTTCAACATGGTCGAGCAGCAGATTCGTCCGTGGGACGTACTTGACCCCAAGATTCTGGACCTGCTGTTTCACGTGAAACGCGAAGATTTCGTCGCTGCCGACAAGCGCCAGTTGGCCTTTGTCGACACCGAACTGCCGCTGCCCAATGGCGGCAAGATGCTGCAACCGAAGCTGGAAGCACGTCTGGCACAGGATGTTGCCGTTCAGCCGCAGGACAAGGTGCTGGAAATCGGTACCGGTGCCGGTTACCTGACCGCCCTGCTGGCCAAGCTGGGCCGCCACGTATATAGCGTTGAGATTAATGCCGCCACCCGCGAAGCGGCTGCCGCCAACCTGAAAAAAGCCGGCATCGGCAATGTCACCCTGGTGGAAGGCAATGGCCTGGATGGCCTGAAGGAGCAAGCCCCGTTCGACGTGATCGTGGTGGGTGGTTCGCTGCCGGTGGTGCCGGAAACCCTGAAAGCCCAACTGGCCGTCGGTGGCCGCATGATTGTGGTGGTGGGCGACCTGCCGGCCATGAGCTGCAAGCTGATCAAGCGTGTCAGCGAGTCTGCCTTCAGCGAAACCAATCTGTTCGAAACCTGTATTTCCCGTCTGGCCAAGGCAGAAGCCATTGAGCCGGAACGCTTCGTGTTCTGA
- a CDS encoding rhodanese-like domain-containing protein codes for MLREITARDLAAWLADSGKQQPLLLDVREDWEVQLASIAGSLHIPMSLIPLRMSELPDEQPIVTVCHHGVRSYQVGLYLANAGFEQVLSLQGGVDAWASEVDPAMAHY; via the coding sequence ATGCTCAGGGAAATCACCGCCCGCGACCTGGCAGCATGGCTGGCCGATAGCGGCAAACAACAGCCGCTGCTGCTGGATGTAAGGGAAGACTGGGAAGTGCAGCTGGCCAGCATTGCCGGTTCGCTGCACATTCCAATGAGCCTGATTCCGCTGCGCATGAGCGAATTGCCGGATGAACAGCCGATTGTCACTGTCTGCCACCATGGTGTGCGCAGCTATCAGGTGGGCCTGTATCTGGCCAATGCCGGCTTCGAGCAGGTGCTGAGCCTGCAAGGCGGGGTGGATGCCTGGGCCAGCGAAGTTGACCCGGCCATGGCACATTACTGA
- the ung gene encoding uracil-DNA glycosylase yields MESVLSLQQLPFLAPALAPVHPAWENVLHSPVVFSRLRQIDQQLSQQAAQGKTLFPPQPLIFNSLRTMAPADIKVVILGQDPYHGVGEAMGLSFSVPPGVRIPPSLRNIYKELVADLGGGMPASGDLTHWAEQGVLLLNSVLTVEMDKAGSHGKLGWQAVTDALIDAVNQQNPGCVFLLWGNWAQTKAERIDGSRHLVLTAAHPSPLSASRGFHGCRHFSQVNAWLAAHGRATIRWMPEASQNSLF; encoded by the coding sequence ATGGAATCCGTTTTGAGCCTGCAACAATTGCCTTTTCTTGCCCCTGCCCTGGCACCGGTACATCCGGCTTGGGAAAACGTGCTGCACAGCCCGGTGGTGTTCTCGCGCCTGCGTCAGATCGATCAACAGTTAAGCCAGCAAGCCGCCCAGGGTAAAACCCTGTTCCCGCCGCAACCGCTTATTTTCAACAGCCTGCGCACCATGGCACCGGCTGACATCAAGGTGGTGATTCTGGGGCAGGACCCTTACCACGGCGTTGGCGAAGCCATGGGCCTGTCGTTTTCGGTTCCACCCGGCGTACGTATCCCCCCCAGCCTGCGCAATATTTACAAGGAGCTGGTGGCCGACCTGGGTGGCGGCATGCCGGCCAGCGGCGATCTGACACACTGGGCCGAACAGGGCGTGCTGCTGCTCAACAGCGTGCTGACGGTGGAAATGGACAAGGCCGGCAGTCATGGCAAGCTGGGCTGGCAGGCCGTTACCGATGCGCTGATTGATGCGGTCAACCAGCAAAACCCCGGCTGTGTGTTTCTGCTATGGGGCAACTGGGCGCAGACCAAGGCCGAGCGTATCGATGGCAGCCGCCACCTGGTGCTGACTGCGGCCCATCCCTCCCCGCTGTCGGCCAGCCGCGGCTTTCACGGCTGTCGGCATTTCTCGCAGGTGAATGCCTGGCTGGCCGCCCATGGCCGCGCCACCATCCGCTGGATGCCAGAAGCCAGTCAGAACAGCCTGTTCTGA
- a CDS encoding hemolysin family protein, which yields MSEIAIVSSRKVRLQQWAEEGRRGARSALRLAEEPTRFLSTVQIGITSISIFSGVYGEAALSEHLRDWLELSLPQLHAYNKPLSVALMVAAITMLSLVFGELVPKRLAMLNPEGIASTLAPPMLLLSRLAAPLVRLLSRLTDTLLRLIGARKSNEPSITEEEIRVLMEQGADEGIFDRAEQELVENIFRLDDRKVAAVMTPRKDIISLDIEDQQHDNRQLLISHAYSHFPVCKGGMEHVLGILDTKRMLDRVLAGQSVDFIADLQIPLYVPATVSLMQLMEQFRQAHTHLALVVDEYGELEGLVTMNDVLETVVGDLPSIHADGEDDEIVRREDGSYLVDGMVTPDDFRQYFAVELPLPGEDTGNIHTLGGVMMFQLGRVPSVADRFDWQGFRFEVMDMDKTRVDKILISHLPSSLLEKNDS from the coding sequence ATGTCGGAAATCGCTATCGTTTCCTCACGCAAGGTACGTCTGCAGCAATGGGCTGAAGAAGGCCGCCGTGGGGCTCGCTCGGCACTGCGGCTGGCCGAGGAACCCACCCGCTTTTTGTCGACGGTGCAGATCGGCATCACCAGCATCAGCATTTTCTCCGGCGTGTATGGCGAAGCCGCCCTGTCCGAACATCTGCGCGACTGGCTGGAATTGAGCCTGCCGCAATTGCATGCCTATAACAAGCCACTGTCAGTGGCGCTGATGGTGGCGGCCATTACCATGTTGTCGCTGGTGTTTGGCGAGCTGGTACCCAAACGGCTGGCCATGCTGAACCCGGAAGGCATCGCCAGCACCCTGGCCCCGCCCATGCTGCTGCTGTCCCGTCTGGCCGCCCCGCTGGTGCGGCTGTTGTCGCGGCTGACCGACACCCTGCTGCGACTGATCGGTGCGCGCAAGAGCAATGAACCCTCCATTACCGAAGAAGAAATCCGCGTACTGATGGAACAGGGCGCGGACGAAGGCATTTTCGACCGTGCCGAGCAGGAACTGGTGGAAAACATCTTCCGGCTGGACGATCGCAAGGTGGCCGCGGTGATGACCCCGCGCAAGGATATTATTTCGCTTGATATCGAAGACCAGCAGCACGACAACCGTCAGTTGCTGATTTCGCACGCTTACAGTCATTTCCCGGTGTGCAAGGGCGGCATGGAACATGTGCTGGGCATTCTGGACACCAAGCGCATGCTGGACCGGGTACTGGCCGGGCAAAGCGTGGATTTCATTGCCGACCTGCAGATTCCGCTGTACGTGCCGGCCACGGTATCGCTGATGCAGCTGATGGAGCAGTTCCGTCAGGCGCACACCCATCTGGCGCTGGTGGTGGATGAATACGGCGAGCTGGAAGGCCTGGTCACCATGAACGATGTGCTGGAAACCGTGGTGGGCGATTTGCCCTCCATTCATGCCGATGGCGAAGACGACGAGATCGTGCGGCGTGAGGATGGCAGCTATCTGGTGGATGGCATGGTGACACCGGACGACTTCCGCCAGTACTTTGCTGTCGAACTGCCGCTACCAGGCGAAGACACCGGCAATATTCACACCCTGGGCGGCGTGATGATGTTTCAGCTGGGCCGGGTACCGTCAGTGGCAGACCGCTTCGACTGGCAAGGCTTCCGTTTTGAAGTGATGGACATGGACAAGACCCGGGTGGACAAAATCCTCATCAGCCACCTGCCCTCCAGCCTTTTGGAAAAGAACGACAGCTAA